GTGCAAGAGCGTCTGCTGAGCTGGCTGAAACAGAAAGCACAACTGTATAACACCCAAGAGATTGATACAGTTCTATATCGACTGTTGGATGAAAAGCTGGGTCAGTTTCTTAACCCTGCTCAAATTGGGCTATTAAGTCCATTTCTACAGTTGGCTAAAACCCAGCTTGTAGGTTTAACGAGTGCCCATGCTTAAATAATTTCCCTTTAGCTGTTTGCCCCTTGGTGAGACCTATGATTTCTGTTGCTGATCTATTGGTTGACGATCGCGTTCCAGGTAATTACTACGCTACCGATGCCTATGTCCGGGGTGACCTAGAGCTGGGGTTGCTCGAAAATCGCCAAGGCGATCGTCTGCTGGCGCTACCCTCCACCTTACTTCAGGGTATTTATGCAGGACTAGAAAAAGAAACTGGACAGGCGAGTCGCCTAGTGCTGTACAACTGTGGGCGCTGGTGGGGAAAGAGTTTCTACACCCGCTTCTGCGAAGAATTGACGGAGTATTACGGCATGCCGATCGCCGATATGGAAATGGCAGAGTTTTTACAGTGCCTAAAGCAGTGTTGGATTACCCACGGATGGGGTACGATTGAACTAGACCAAACTCACGTGAACCGAGGATTTCTAGTGATAGAGGTGCGGAACTGTGCCTTTGCCCAGCAAGCCATTACGCATGACTACCCCGTGTGTCACCTCATTGCAGGTGTATTGAGTGCCTTCTTCAGTCAACTTACGGGCAAAGAACTGTTCTGTGTACAGACCACCTGTGAGTCAATGGGCGCAGATTGCAACCGATTTGTTATCGGCTTAGAGTCTAGAGTCAAGCCTGCTGAAGAGCTAGTCGCCAAGCATCAAACCCACGACGCTATCATGGCGGCATTGACAGCTTAGCCCCTTACCTACAAATTGCAAATTGTGAGAGAGAGGGCACAGACAATAAAACCATTCATATTCTCGTGGCTGCTACTGATTAGTTAGCCTCAGGGAATTGACACGCAGCAGGCTCTTGTCGTCTTTGGATTACGATCATCCTGATTTCAAGCCCGTCTGCTCAGAAAAGAAGAAATTTCAAGTCTAGCTGCTGGCTATGTTGTCAGTGTTCAGAGAACGGGTACTCTATGGGTTACTGCCAGCTCAACATTGCTAAGTCGGCTACAAACTAGTGACTTCTAATTGTTCGTGACATTAGGTAGTTATGTTGAGTAAACCTGCCAACTTGTTCTTCTAGGTTGTCTGAAGAGTTCCTAACACCGTGGCACATCCATCTGCAAAAGAAGCAAAACGCTCGAAATATAGGCTTTTAGGACTAGTTGGGCATGGACAATTTGGTCAAGTATACTGTGCCACACATCGAACAACTGGGCATCTAGTAGCTCTAAAGAACCTAGAACATCAGCGCTTTCCAACCCACAAGTTCCTGCGAGAGCTTAGGTTTCTCCTCAGCTTACAGCATCGCAATATTGTTACCTGTGAAGCGTTGGAACACACGTCTACTGGCCGCCATCTGGTTATGGACTATTGCGAAGGCGGAACATTGCGTAGCCTAATGGAACGAGAAGGCTGCCTGAGCTTGGCCCAAGGGTTGAAGCTAATGGTGGATGTGTTAACGGGGTTATCCCATGCTCATCAGCGGGGGATAATTCACTGTGACATTAAGCCAGAAAATATTCTGTTAGCTGTGCAAGCAGATGGTTGGAGTGCTCGTATTTCTGACT
This genomic interval from Cyanobacteriota bacterium contains the following:
- a CDS encoding 4-vinyl reductase, with the protein product MISVADLLVDDRVPGNYYATDAYVRGDLELGLLENRQGDRLLALPSTLLQGIYAGLEKETGQASRLVLYNCGRWWGKSFYTRFCEELTEYYGMPIADMEMAEFLQCLKQCWITHGWGTIELDQTHVNRGFLVIEVRNCAFAQQAITHDYPVCHLIAGVLSAFFSQLTGKELFCVQTTCESMGADCNRFVIGLESRVKPAEELVAKHQTHDAIMAALTA